In Deltaproteobacteria bacterium, a genomic segment contains:
- the gpmA gene encoding 2,3-diphosphoglycerate-dependent phosphoglycerate mutase, whose translation MLKLVLLRHGQSTWNLENRFTGWTDVDLSEQGVREAKDSGKLLRSDGYVFDVAFTSVLKRAIRTLWIVLDEMDLMWIPVHRSWRLNERHYGALQGLNKKDTADKYGMDQVHIWRRSYDVPPPPLEEADSRHPKHDARYGGLDAGALPSTESLRNTLDRVMPFWHQTLEPVLREGKRVLVAAHGNSLRAMVKYLDGISDEEIVGLNIPTGVPLVYELDNELRPLKHYYLGDEEAVRKATASVAAQLGKDQT comes from the coding sequence ATGCTGAAATTAGTACTATTGCGGCACGGTCAAAGCACTTGGAACCTGGAGAACCGTTTCACTGGTTGGACGGACGTGGATCTGTCCGAACAAGGCGTGCGTGAAGCCAAGGATTCCGGGAAGCTTTTGAGATCCGACGGCTACGTCTTTGACGTGGCCTTTACGTCCGTGCTCAAACGGGCCATCCGAACTTTATGGATCGTACTTGACGAAATGGACCTGATGTGGATACCGGTGCATCGTTCCTGGAGGCTGAACGAGCGGCACTACGGTGCGCTTCAGGGCCTGAATAAGAAGGATACCGCGGACAAATACGGTATGGATCAGGTGCATATTTGGCGTCGGAGTTACGACGTCCCCCCTCCCCCACTGGAGGAAGCGGACAGCCGGCATCCAAAACACGATGCACGATATGGCGGTTTGGACGCAGGGGCATTGCCTTCCACCGAGTCTCTCAGGAATACGCTCGATCGTGTCATGCCTTTCTGGCATCAGACCCTGGAGCCGGTGTTGCGTGAGGGCAAGCGGGTGCTGGTAGCGGCCCACGGAAACAGTCTGAGGGCCATGGTCAAGTATTTGGACGGCATTTCGGACGAAGAAATCGTCGGGCTTAATATTCCCACGGGTGTACCTTTGGTCTACGAGCTGGATAACGAGCTGAGGCCCTTGAAACATTACTACTTGGGGGATGAGGAGGCTGTAAGGAAAGCGACGGCCTCCGTGGCGGCTCAACTGGGAAAGGATCAAACGTAA
- a CDS encoding DUF3536 domain-containing protein, with amino-acid sequence MHRYICIHGHFYQPLRENPWLEEIEVQDSAFPYHDWNHRITAECYAPNTAARIVDAGGRISELVNNYSKISFNFGPTLLGWIERHRPDVYEAILGADRLSMERYSGHGSAMAQAYNHLIMPLASKRDKITQVRWGIADFRMRFGRNPEGMWLPETAVDEETLDILADQGIKFTILAPTQAKRFRRLGKAETWQDASYGQIDPKTAYVCRLSSGRAIALFFYDGAIAHEVAFGSLLMNGERFAGRLLGAFSEDPNRAQVVHIATDGETYGHHHRYGEMALAYCLHVVESHEGAKLTNYGEFLENHPPEFEVEILENTSWSCAHGIERWRSNCGCRVSHRPEWTQEWRKPLRTAVDWLRDLAAGLYEFEAAKYTEKPWEACEAYIEVISDRARVRAERFLEAHAGRTRSAEEKVRVLKLLEMQRHAMLMYTSCGWFFDEISGIETVQNLQHADRVLQLAEEFTHESLEATFLSLLEVVPSNRYRNGKEVYEQLVRPNRVDLFRVAAHHAISSLFQRRPSQATIGQYEAHTRCFEQEEAGRLKLIAGLKTIFEELRIAFRKSSVSQLVRTMDKHFGNHSYHISDLFKDRQREIINRVLEADYAQIESSYRQTYENNYPLMCYLESLGMPLPKPLSVVANHIVNLNLKSELKRSDTNGTDLEALTREVERWSIDLDRKNLAFLASSCVKRLVRQVIEKPESVRLLENTVRVLEVLRSWQLDFNLWEAQNEFFLKRRQLLDRLASMKGPEDGAASNQMQMLRRLGHMLCINLDIDIPKEIV; translated from the coding sequence ATGCATCGTTACATCTGTATTCACGGCCACTTTTATCAGCCGCTGCGGGAAAATCCCTGGCTCGAGGAAATCGAAGTTCAGGACTCCGCTTTTCCTTACCATGACTGGAACCACAGGATCACTGCCGAGTGCTACGCCCCCAACACCGCTGCGCGAATAGTCGACGCCGGGGGTCGAATATCGGAACTGGTGAACAACTATTCCAAGATCAGCTTCAACTTCGGACCGACCCTGCTCGGATGGATCGAGCGGCACAGACCGGACGTGTATGAGGCGATTCTCGGCGCGGACCGACTGAGTATGGAGAGGTATTCCGGACACGGGTCCGCGATGGCCCAAGCCTATAACCACCTCATCATGCCGTTGGCGTCCAAGCGGGACAAGATAACGCAGGTACGGTGGGGCATTGCCGATTTCCGGATGCGATTCGGCCGAAATCCCGAAGGGATGTGGCTTCCGGAGACGGCCGTGGACGAAGAGACACTGGACATACTGGCTGACCAAGGCATCAAATTCACTATTCTCGCCCCGACTCAGGCAAAACGGTTTCGAAGACTGGGCAAGGCGGAAACTTGGCAGGATGCGAGCTATGGTCAAATCGATCCGAAAACCGCATACGTGTGCCGGCTGTCGTCGGGCAGGGCCATAGCCCTCTTCTTCTACGACGGCGCAATTGCGCATGAAGTTGCCTTCGGAAGTCTCCTCATGAACGGGGAACGCTTTGCCGGGAGGTTACTCGGGGCCTTTTCCGAGGACCCAAACCGGGCCCAAGTTGTCCATATCGCTACGGACGGCGAAACGTACGGCCACCACCACCGCTATGGAGAAATGGCGCTGGCCTATTGCCTTCACGTGGTCGAATCCCACGAAGGAGCCAAACTCACCAACTATGGGGAATTCCTCGAGAACCACCCACCGGAATTCGAAGTTGAGATTCTCGAAAATACGTCCTGGAGTTGCGCACACGGCATAGAGAGGTGGAGGAGCAATTGCGGCTGCCGTGTGAGCCACCGACCCGAGTGGACCCAGGAATGGCGGAAGCCTTTGAGAACCGCGGTGGACTGGCTCAGGGATCTGGCCGCCGGCCTGTATGAGTTCGAGGCGGCCAAGTATACCGAGAAGCCATGGGAGGCTTGCGAGGCATATATCGAGGTGATCAGCGACAGGGCAAGGGTGCGGGCGGAACGCTTTCTGGAAGCTCACGCAGGCCGGACGCGTTCCGCGGAAGAAAAGGTCCGGGTTCTGAAACTGCTCGAGATGCAGCGGCACGCCATGTTGATGTACACCAGTTGCGGTTGGTTTTTCGACGAGATCTCCGGCATCGAAACCGTCCAGAATCTCCAGCATGCGGACAGGGTTCTTCAACTCGCGGAGGAATTCACGCATGAATCGTTGGAAGCCACCTTTCTGTCTCTTCTCGAGGTGGTGCCCAGCAACCGATATCGGAACGGGAAAGAAGTATACGAACAGCTCGTTCGACCTAACCGGGTCGACCTTTTCAGAGTAGCCGCCCACCACGCCATATCATCGCTGTTCCAGCGGCGTCCGAGCCAAGCGACAATCGGGCAATACGAGGCGCATACGAGATGCTTTGAGCAGGAGGAGGCGGGACGCTTGAAACTGATTGCCGGACTCAAGACCATTTTCGAAGAGCTGAGAATCGCGTTCAGGAAGTCGTCCGTCTCGCAACTTGTTCGCACCATGGATAAGCATTTTGGCAACCATTCCTATCACATATCGGATCTGTTCAAAGACAGGCAAAGAGAGATCATCAATCGCGTTCTCGAGGCCGACTATGCTCAAATTGAATCCTCGTACCGGCAGACCTACGAAAACAATTATCCACTGATGTGTTATCTGGAAAGCCTGGGAATGCCTCTGCCGAAACCGCTGTCCGTGGTGGCGAACCACATCGTTAATCTGAATCTGAAATCGGAGCTGAAGAGGAGCGACACCAATGGAACGGATCTCGAGGCCTTGACCCGCGAGGTTGAGCGCTGGTCCATAGACCTGGACAGGAAGAATCTGGCGTTTTTGGCAAGTTCGTGCGTTAAGCGTCTCGTGCGCCAGGTGATCGAGAAGCCTGAGAGCGTGCGGCTTCTGGAAAACACGGTACGGGTGTTGGAAGTGCTCAGGTCTTGGCAACTTGACTTCAATCTTTGGGAGGCGCAAAATGAATTTTTTCTCAAAAGGCGACAACTGCTGGATCGTCTGGCGAGTATGAAGGGTCCTGAAGACGGGGCCGCCTCGAATCAAATGCAGATGTTGCGACGTTTAGGTCATATGCTCTGCATAAACCTCGACATAGATATTCCAAAGGAGATCGTATGA
- a CDS encoding peptidylprolyl isomerase, with protein MNRKAVWALACALFVQVSLIGGGWCSDNSKESTQGLAAMVNGKPITVAALEKNLVIAQKRYEAMKKRLTDQERKELRSTVLNTMIEEILLDEVADREGVRVDDAEVDSVIETFKGKYPTEAAFQKAVSDAGSSLDELRQNIRRGKRIKKLLDNRFELKPGEAETMAQSYYESHPDEFVQEESYKVGNILIRKSEKADTSVQEEARKKAEKALSRIKAGENFADVAKEVSEGPRAKEGGDLGYITKGRMVPEFEAVAFSLKQGEVSDIVETRFGYQIIKVYDIRKGKRVPFDKIKVSLTRRMEQDFGREKTNEYVSSLREKAKIEVFQ; from the coding sequence ATGAATCGAAAAGCCGTGTGGGCGCTCGCTTGCGCCCTGTTCGTCCAAGTGTCCTTGATAGGAGGAGGCTGGTGCTCGGACAACTCGAAGGAAAGCACTCAAGGACTGGCTGCTATGGTGAACGGCAAACCCATCACTGTGGCGGCACTCGAGAAGAACCTCGTTATAGCCCAAAAACGATACGAAGCGATGAAGAAGAGGCTCACGGATCAAGAACGAAAGGAACTGAGGAGCACCGTTCTGAATACGATGATCGAGGAAATTCTGTTGGACGAAGTTGCGGATCGCGAAGGCGTGCGCGTTGACGACGCGGAGGTCGATTCCGTCATTGAGACATTCAAAGGAAAGTACCCTACCGAGGCGGCGTTTCAAAAGGCCGTAAGCGACGCCGGCTCGTCGCTCGATGAACTCCGGCAGAATATCCGTCGCGGCAAGCGTATTAAGAAACTTTTGGATAATCGATTCGAGCTGAAGCCCGGTGAAGCGGAAACGATGGCGCAGTCATACTACGAGAGTCATCCCGACGAGTTCGTTCAGGAAGAATCGTATAAGGTCGGCAACATCCTCATTCGAAAGAGCGAGAAAGCGGATACCTCCGTGCAGGAGGAGGCCCGAAAAAAAGCGGAAAAGGCTTTGAGCCGAATCAAAGCCGGCGAGAATTTCGCCGATGTGGCCAAAGAAGTCTCTGAAGGACCTCGAGCCAAGGAGGGGGGCGATTTGGGATACATAACGAAGGGGCGCATGGTCCCGGAGTTTGAAGCTGTCGCGTTTTCTCTGAAGCAGGGCGAAGTCAGTGACATTGTCGAGACGCGATTCGGATACCAGATTATCAAGGTGTATGACATCCGAAAAGGCAAACGAGTTCCGTTTGACAAAATCAAGGTTTCCCTCACCCGGAGAATGGAGCAGGACTTCGGGCGCGAAAAGACAAACGAATATGTGTCTTCACTTCGAGAGAAAGCCAAAATCGAAGTTTTTCAATAA